The window ccaagcacgcctccaactctatcatcaagtttgcagacgacaccacagtggtaggcctgattaccaacaatgacgagacggcctacagggaggaggtgagggcccttggagtgtggtgtcaggaaaataacctctcgctcaacgtcaacaaacccccccccatccacattgacgggacagtagtggaaaaGGTTAAAAGtctaagttcctcggcgtacacatcacagacaaactgaaatggtcccccttcacagacagcatggtgaagaaggcgcaacagtgcctcttcaacctcagtaggctaatgaaatttggcttgtcatccaAAACattctcaaacttttacagatgcacaatcgagagcatgctgtcgggctgtatcaccgcctggtacggcaactgcaccgccctcaaccgtaaggctctccagaggttagtgaggtctgcacaacgcatcaccagggggcaaactacatgccctccaggacacctacaccacccgatgtcacaggaaggccaaaaagatcatcaaggacaatatccacccgagccactgcctgttcaccccgctatcatccagaaggtgaggtcagtaccgctgcatcaaagctgggaccgagagactgaaaaaacagcttctatctcaaggccattaaataaagccactttaataatgtttacatatcctacattactcatctcatatgtatatactgcattctgTGCCATCtaatgcatcttgcctatgccgcacggccatcgccggctcatcctgacatgaccctcctgcGTGGCAAAGCcgccagccatactgctcgttctgtgcgtgatttcctgtaagacaggattctcagtgttctgccatggccatcgaagatcccggatctcaatcccattgagaacgtctgggacctgttggatcggagggtgagggctagggcctttcccccaagaaatgtccgggaacttgcagatgcctttgtgggagagtggggtaacatctcacagaaagaACTGACAAATCAGGTGCAgtccaagaggaggagatgcactgcagtatttaatgcagctggtggccacacttttgacttttgactccccctttgttcagggacacatttttccatgtctgttagtcacatgtctgtggaacttgttcagtttgtgtcattTGTTTTATCTTATATtcgtacaaatatttacacatgttaagtttgctgaaaataaacagttgacagtgagaggacatttcttttttttctgagtttatttatatgtacatgttcttattcgtctctttacatttgtgtgtataaggtagttgttgtggaattgttagattacttgttagatattgctgcattgtcggaacaagaagcatttcgctacactggcattaatatctgctaaccatgtgtatgtgaccaataaaatttgacttgatttgttttgatttgatttactgctCTTGTGGTGGTGTCAGATCTGCAGAGAAAGTAAATCATTTGACATCAAATGTGATAAAGCTGACCAGgggcagactgggacaaggattCTGCCCTGTAATTTTATCCACACCGGCCCACTTCACTGCATGCACACCATCTCGTCAACCCACtcacccagtctgtctgtgttaaGCCTTATGTTATTAAAACCAAGCTAACAACTTTGGCTATATTGCAAATTAGTGCCTGTCATAAGTGTTCCCCTGAATGAACACCTACCCTCAGTATTAATTACTGTTACCGGACTTTTCTCCTGGTGTTACTGGTGCCACTAACTTTTACAGTGGGTGGCACCAGCCCTTGATTTGGTCGATGAGTAACCATCTGATAAAGTAATTCATAGTGTTTTATTAAGAAGTATCATAAATAGACTACTGAGCTATTTAAGAAATAAGTTCTGTCATCTAACACGTTCAAGCAGGAATGGATGATTCAAGATATTTTGATGGGAAACCCAATCCAGTGATTGTTTGGGTTGACAATTAGTTGATATTTTACTGTCAAAATAGGACCAGAATATCCTGATCTTGTTGTTCTATAGAGGTACATTTTTGTTCACTAACTAATATCATAGGCTAATGAATTTGGGGAAGTTTATGTTTTATTACTGGTATGTACAGGATGCACATGGTATGCACCGTCCAACTAAACACTTACCTGCAGTTTCCTTCTCGACAatacaacaacaataagaaaataagaaaagataagaatacgaacataaagtaaatggctcagtagaatataatacatgTTTTAGCATAAGTATGATACagggcacaatttatagtccaatatttacacatgtatcaGGGAAGGGGGGTTGGGGGACAAGTGTTTAAATTGAGCATTATTAGCAATAGTAAATACGATTCTGGTATCAGCAGTTGTGATATGTGTGAGTGACCGCATGTGTGctgttcgctgcagctagcggcTGTAACGAGccgcaacaaacactcaaactggacagttttatctcaatatttTCATTCAAAGACACTTAccgacagttgtggctgctttgcgtgatgtattgttgtctctaccttcgtgccctttgtgctgttgtctgtgtccaataatgtttgtaccctgttttgtgctgctaccatgttgtgttgctgccatgttgtgttgctaccatgtgtgttgtcatgttgtattgctaccatgctgtgttgtcatgtgttgctgtcatgctATGTTGTGTTAGGtttctcttcatgtagtgttgtgttgtctttctTGTCGTGAtgcgtgttttgtcctatatttttatttatatttttaatcacagccccgcaggaggccttttgccttctattaggccgtcattgtaaataagaatttgttcttaacggacttgcctagttaaatgaaggttaaataaaaataaaataaataaaaatagaaactgtctctgagcctgttggtatcacaCCTCATGCTCTGACACTGTCTGCCTGACAGTATGGGAGAGAACATCTCATGGCTGTGTGGGGTCCTTTGTTGGTATCACACCTCATGCTCTGACACTGTCTGCCCGACAGTATGGGAGAGAACATCTCATGGCTGTGTGGGGTCCTTTGTTGGTATCACATCTCATGCTCTGACACTGTCTGCCCGACAGTATGGGAGAGAACATCTCATGGCTGTGTGGGGTCCTTTGTTGGCATCAGACCTCATGGTCTGACACTGTCTGCCCGACAGTATGGGAGAGAACATCTCATGGCTGTGTGGGGTCCTTTGTTGGCATCACACCTCATGCTCTGACACTGTCTGCCCGACAGTATGGGAGAGAACATCTCATGGCTGTGTGGGGTCCTTTGTTGGTATCACACCTCATGCTCTGACACTGTCTGCCCGACAGTATGGGAGAGAACATCTCATGGCTGTGTGGGGTCTTTTGTTGGTATCACACCTCATGCTCTGACACTGTCTGCCCGACAGTATGGGAGAGAACATCTCATGGCTGTGTGGGGTCCTTTGTTGGTATCACACCTCATGCTCTGACACTGTCTGCCCGACAGTATGGGAGAGAACATCTCATGGCTGTGTGGGGTCCTTTGTTGGTATCACACCTCATGCTCTGACACTGTCTGCCCGACAGTATGGGAGAGAACATCTCATGGCTGTGTGGGGTCCTTTGTTGGTATCACACCTCATGCTCTGACACTGTCTGCCCGACAGTATGGGAGAGAACATCTCATGGCTGTGTGGGGTCCtttgttggtatcagacctcatgctctgacACTGTCTGCCCGACAGTACGGGAGAGAACATCTCATGGCTGTGTGGGGTCCTTTGTTGGTATCACACCTCATGCTCTGACACTGTCTGCCCGACAGTATGGGAGAGAACATCTCATGGCTGTGTGGGGTCCTTTGATGCTGCGTAACTTCCTCAGGCACCATTTCAAGTAGATGTCCCCAGGGATGGATTGGGTTGTCTTCACCACCAGCTTCCGGTCGTGGATGGAGCAACTCGTGTACCAGGCCGGGGTGCAACCGGTCAAGACGTCTCGATGGTGCAGTGGTAGTATTACTAGAGAGGACCTTGGGTGGcatgccgaatttcttcagccgtcTTAGGAAGTAAAGCAACTGTTGCGCCCTCTTTACCTGGTGTTGGTGGTCCATGTCAAAACACATTAACTAGATCGCTAActctaaatataatacccactgttAGTAGCAGTGGATGTATTCATCCAACAGTAAATGTAATGTTCTTTAAAAACTTTGCAGTTGTAGGCTACTACCACGAGACCTATAGTCTAATCCTCGCAATGGCCATTGCACATTTCACGCATGCTGCTCCATATCTCAAAGCCATATCAAATATCTTGGTTGTAAAATAGTAGCTATTGAGCTGGATATTGAGAAATTCAAATTATACCTTCAGAAAGCTGAGACCCTGTTCTCTTTGACAGGGACAAGGGTACAAATCTTCCAAAATTGTGTTTTTCCcacaattgcattttgaaatattGTGCCCTCGCTGGGGGCGCAGGGGCAGATACTTTCATTACAGGAATCATAAGAATAATGCACTTCACTTTTTGACCAAATCATGGCTTTAGCCGCCCAAAAATAGGACGTTTTGAGTGAAGTTACAATGTAGAATGTGCTCTTTCTACATTAATAGGCACACTTTCTGTTTTTTACAATCCATGATCTAAATGATGACAGAATCAGAGCAGGTCTCTTTGCTGATGCTGCTTTTGACGTTGAATGGGAGTTTGAGTAACCAGAAAACCAAGCCGGCCAATCTTGGTAGGGGGGCCGGCCGTTGCCCACTGATCAGCCAAAGGCTCATTATAGATTAGTATAACAGAGAAATTGCACAAACATCTTTCTAATTAAATATTTACAGGCCCATTGGTCAGCTTttcattatttaattttttattcaaaatctatattttgtgtgtgtgtcaattttGACCAGTCCATCCAACAAAAAATGGTCTAGCCCATCTGGCATTTACCAGAGTTGCCAGAGGACCAATCCGCCCCTGAAGCTGACCTTAAAatgaaataaacatttattgaCTTCCACAATTTTCCCTTAACATTCACAAATTATTTTTATTGCGTCGTCCGAGTAAGCCCTAAATGGACCCTGGTTGGTTAATTTATGATCCTATACCCCCACCCAGTGGATGTACTTGATATTACAGGTGAAGAGGACATGGACGATGATGATGTTTTGTTCAACAGTTTATTGAAAAGTCCCTACTTCCGGTATTGATTTTCCTTAGCTGAACATGTCAAAGGATGGAAACAATTAACTACATATTTCAATAGCCAtacaatatttattttttcagAAATCAATCAATGTTTCTGGCTTTCTGAAAGACCAATTCATGCCCATAATGCATTCCTAGCATCTTCGTGACAATAGGTACAATGATGCAAAAGTGTAAGAATGGTGTTAAATTCAGACCTTCAACTCCTGAGTACATACCTTCGTCTCCTGAATACAAACCAAGTAATCTTATTTTTTAGGTCTTCTTGCTCTCTTGAGAATATTGAATTAGAGTCAGTCGTTAGTGTTGAGCGCGCTGGGGTTGAGCCAGACCAGGATGAAGTGGGCCTAACTGTGGCGACATGTGTGGTTGAGACTTCCAACGTTTGCCCTGTGAATGTTACCGACGATTTTTTGAAAGAGTGGATTCCTGCTTTTTGGCCGACCCATACGTTTTGTCAAGCTGGGTAAAGGACAAACTAGGAATGGTTACATCTGTGAAAGTTTAGAGAAGTGGAATTGATTAGATGTTTTGTACATCCTCTGCCCAGAAGAAGCGGTGCTTCACACGGCTCGAGGTTCAACCAGTGGCGTGCTTTGCTCTCCGGAACAGGGCGCCACACAAAGGGGTGATCAGTGGGGTAGCGTTCAGTGTCGAGGTGGATCAAATGAAAAATAATATTCCTGGTGTTTCTGACAACCGCAGTTTGGAGAGAAGTAGACCCGGTGGTAATGGCAGGCATGTTGAGGTAGGCatgttgagaacaaattctcatttacaattgcgacctggccaagataaagcaaagcagttcgacacatacaacaacacagagttacacatggagtaaaacaaacatagtcaataacacagtagaaaaataagtctatacacaatgtgagcaagtgaggtgagataagggaggtaaaggcaaaaaaggccatggtggcgaattAAATACAATATAACAAGTAAAACACAGGAATGGTTGTATTGTTGAGCTTTGACACAGAGTTTCTATCTGATAAATTCAGGTTAGATTATATTTGCTATTCTATGAGGGCCTATGTTTCCGAACCCGCTACAGTGGTTTATAGGTGCCAAGGATTCTgacatgttgcagcagtgtgtagaaGGGAGATCCCAAGATGTGAGAAAGTTGCAGGAGGGCATAGTCAGAGGGGATAGAGAAAGCACTGTGTGTCAACATGCACGGGTGAGAGAGCGACAGGTTGAGATTGCCAGAGTTTGAGTTGGGCACAAATGTTCCTATACTGAGGCAATGAAGAGACTAGAGGATAGCGAAAATCACAGAAGAAATACGTGGTAGTTGCAGCAGCAGGGAAATATTTGGGGGTGAGAGATTTAAGTGCTGATGGTCTATAGGAAGATGTTGTAGGACCTTTTTGGGCGAAAGTAGTGGGTAGTGTATAGGTGCAGGGTTAGATAGTGGTGCAATATAAGACTCTCCCTTGCCCCTTTTTCTTGTTGTTTGTGACCAAAATGTGCAATCCGCACTCTGACCTGCGACAAGCAGCAAAACACAACACAGCGTCTATTCTTCCGGAAAGCCACACGAAGAAGATATACGTGACACGCGAGTCATCTGATCTACGTTAGAGCAAAAGGGGAATTGTGTTGCTGGAAAATCGCCGAAGGATGGAGACTTTATTCAGCGTAGCGTTTATCTTCTGCTCGGCTTTTACGGCAGGTAAAAAATGGAAATCTTATATCTGATTATTTAGCTACtgatgtagatcgttttctggaAATGATCTCATGGGGATGCTATAACGTTAACGAGTCATTTGCATTAATGAAAACGGTAACGTTAGCTAAGAGGCACTAAcagttttagctagctaacgttaacgctAAAGAAATGACTTTAAAGAACACTTCCAATCGTGTTGATATATATATTGTTGGCAATTTGTGGCAAGCCGTGTCTTTCCCTTATAAATATGTTATAACGATTAAATACTGCTTTTTAGTTGGGCTAATTTCCCTAGCTTGCTAGTAAGCTAACTTGACAGCCTGACCGCCAGGCAGCAACAACCACCGAACTGGAACGAAAAAACATGAGCTAACATGATGAGCCATTTCCTGCAGTTTTACCCCGTCTGTTGTTGTGCACAACACTATCTAGCAATATGGCTATGGTTCATTGTAAGCTGTCTTACTAACCAGACTCACAGGGGATCGTCTCGGCTAGCCAGCTGTATCACGTGACATACAGCATTCATTAGTCGGATTCTGTTGCTAAACGTTTGGTGTGTTGCAAATCGTTTACTCCAAACGGAAGACGTTTTGAACGataacgagagtttctattggaaaaATTCAGGTCGGTCCCTCCACGTTTCGTTCTACTTGCTTCGGTTTGGTTCCTATAGTTACTATTGCAAAACGTTTGCAACTGACAAAACGTTTTGAATTGGCATCCAACTAATGAATACACACCATATTCGCTTAACTTCCTCAAAAATCTTTCTGCTTTCCCAGTCACGAGACTCCGGCTAACTAACTAGCTCCTGTAGCCTGGCATTCCCATTCATGAAATGGCTGTCTTTCACAGTTTGTAATTAACAGGCAAGTGGGAGCAAATAGCAACACCATACTATCAGAACCCACCTAGATGAACCTCCAAAAGTCATTATGTGGCCCTGGTGTCCCCTCCACCTACACCGTATTGAACTCCAAACAGTAGCTAGCTTTGATAAGTAGAAGTTGTTTATAGACAATATTATTTGAACCAAACCAATTCCTTCTGTTTTCCCTCAGGCGTTCAGGGGGACAGCCTCACCATATTGCAGGCCCCAGAGTACGTGTCCTTCCAAAAGGGAGACTGGCCAATCTCTGGGGAGAAGATTCCAGATATGGTGGCTCTGACTATGGGGTTCTCTGTCcaggaggtacacacacactttagGGGCCAACAATTTGGACCAGGACCTGAGGACAATCAGACCTGACCCGATCATTGAAAAAAATACAATGGAGACTCAAACAGACCCTAGAACAATCGGACCGGAAGACAACTTGACCTAACCCATACCCTAACAGTATCGACCACACCCGATTGGACCCCATTATGTTTATCAGCCAAGTTGCTCTTCTGCTTAACAAATAGGTCTTTATATTATATTGACCAGGCCTTCTATATGTAAATAAATTAACCGTATTTGCATAAAATAAATGTCCCTTGGGTCCGGGTCAGGTCCTGTTTGATTGTCATCGGGTCTATGTAACTACAGCTGATAGACCAGAGTGGACCTGACCACAGCTCTGCATAGCCTATAGCATAAGTTTGAATTTGGGGGTTGGGTCTCAGGTATATCGGGTCCACTTGCACCAGTGAAGACCCACACAGGCGCATATCCTATGTTTGAACAGGTGCGCAAGCCTCTGGTATTTTACATGATACTCTAACATCTGTGTTTGTAGGATCTCTCCTGGCCTGGCCTCCGGGCAGGTCAGTTGTTCCAGCGTCCCAGGGCCAACGTGCTGGTGGTGGTGAGGGGGGTGGACAGCCTGGCCCTGCCCCAGAATGTGGCCTCCTATCCCTTGGAGAACGTGAGTGAGGCCAGGCTCCCCATCAGAGGTGATGGTTGAGCAGCAGCAACGTTCTAATTTGAATGAGATTCTTCACCAAGGCTCTATTATTAATAACTCTtcccttgttccctctctcctccagccggTACCCTTCAACCTGGACAGTGTGGCTGAGACGGTTCATTCTCTCTTTGCTGAGGACACTCCTGTGGTCCTCCAGCTGGCCCCTAGTGAGGAGGTACTGTATGGACCAGCACATGTGTAAAGGTTTCTTTTTTCCAGAGGGTTTGTATGTGCAGGGGGATAGTAATGTTATCAAATAataatgtatttgtcacgtgcgctgaatacaacaggtgtagtagaccttactgtgaaatgctgacttacaagcccttaaccaacaatgcagttggttaggagcccgtaaaacgtcagccatcccctccggtgccattattgtgtgtgtgtctacgtgtgtctACAGAGGCTGTACATGCTGGGGAAGGCCAACGCGGTGTTTGAGGACCTGCCTGTGACCCTGCAGCAGATCCGTTCTCGTCTCTCCCAGGATGGCTCCGTGCTGGCCTCCCTGCCACTTAACTCCCTCAACCGCAACGCTGAGGTAACATGCATAACTAGTGCTGGTTCTATCTGCGTCCCTCGGTTAAAGTGAATAAGGGTTGGTTGATCTCTGAACTCTGACCTTCTTCCTCTCTTCTTATAGGCTGATCTGCTCTTCCTGTCTGAGGTCCAGGTTCTGCATGACATCACTGCCCTGGTAAGACTGAATATGTTGTTTGTTGGGCACAGGGGAATTGGATAATTTCAACGCTGGTCATCTGTTGTGGCTAACCCCCTCACCCTCATGTAGCTGCAGAGACACCGGCACCTGGCCCAGGACCACTCCCCTGACCTGTACTCCCTGGAGCTGTCTGGCCTGGAGGAGCTGGGCCGTCGCTACGGACAGGACTCCCCACAGTATCAAGACGCCACCGCCATCCTGGCCAACGTCCTACAGAAGGTAaatacagtgtttcccctaggatttttTTCAGCAGCGGTGGCAGAGtttgtggggggagggggggggcttcCTGGGGGCATCtatatatcaaataaaatgtttagTGGCAGTGGCACGAGTAGTGTTTCATTGCTATACGTGACCACCTGTTtgtcatctctcgctctcttttgctctctctctcctgtgctgTAGTTTGGTGAGGATGTGTTTGGTCTCTATGGTGACAGTGCGGTGGTCGAGGTTGTCACGGTGAAGAGCTTTGAGGCACCATTGACCAGGAAGTCCCGCTCCATCCTGGAGTCCAAAcagattgtatgtttgtttatattAGCTTCATCTGCCCAGATCTTCTGTTTTTATGTTTTATGTACATATCGAtggatcagtggaggctggtgggatgagctataggaggacaatttcattgtaatggctggaatggaacggagtcaatgtgttttctatatttTTGATATCGTTCtaattattccattccagccattacaatgaacttgtcctcctatagctcctcccaacaGCCTCCTCTGTTGTATATATTTATGTATCAAACCATGAGCATTTTTAGATGTGTCTGAAATTCTATACTTCATAGATGAGATTTGCAACTACtgaaatcctctctctctttcctcctttctctcctcatcACACAGAGTAACCCTGGCAGTCCCTATAACCTGGCCTATAAATATAACTTTAATTATGCAGTGATCTTCAACATCGTGCTATGGCTGATGATCATCCTTGCCTTGGCTGTCATTGTCATCTCATACAATCTGTGGAACATGGACCCAGGATATGACAGCATTATCTACAGGATGACCAATCAGAAGATCAGGTTGGACTGAAGTCTGCCCAGCAACACTCCAGCCCTCCAATTAGCCCTCTCCTATCCTAGTGGAAGTTTATTGTTTTTCTTGTTTTGTGTGAAAAATAAAGATGTGGGGCCTTGGAGTCTTACCCCCTACTCTCTAGGTACTTGTTTAGATCTGAGAGAGTTGGATAGGTATAAGCAATATGGTGAAAATAATTCCACCCAGCTTGGTATATAAGCCATGGTCGAACTAATTATAAACCAAATAGCGTATACCTATCCAAACTCTCAGATATACACAAGGTTATAGGTGTTGATTGTGGACTGAGGAGTAGACATCAGAATAGCAGTTGTTCAGGTGGAGGTAATAGTTTAATCCAATATGTATGTGAGGTGCAGTTCACTGTAATGTCACTGGTAAATACTGCAAAGGTTGACTATACAGAATTGTAACACTGTAGAGCTGTGTCTGAAGCCTAGTCATGTACCTTCTAGCCCACACTTCACATTTATTTTGAGTGTCCACAGTAGTTGTCCTACTTCCTTGGTGATTGAAAATGTCctgttttattttttgtaaaaataaaataaaaattattgtAATGCCCTGAAAGACTGAGAATTATATGGTGTGTGCGATGTAAATGATTGTATTTTTTGAGATATAAAACTTAAGTTAAAGTgaaatgtgtatatattgaagttAGAAATGCAAATATCTTGAATAAACTGCTGTATTGGTATGGTGAGGTCTGTAATATTCACTGGCATGTTGCATGAATTTTGCAGTTGTGTGACGATATGAAACAGGAAAATATTATGTACAATATGGGCAATAAATTATTTAAAATCATAAGTTTGTGTACTTCAATCAGCAAATTGAATTCTCATGTTTATTAAACCACTATAGTCTACAGAAACCAGTGATACATTGGCACAAATGACCTTGGACAAATTGTCCCACAGTTAGTTTTAGTAAATGTGTCAAACGAGTTTATAATAAACACGTTTTCTAATTCAGAGTGATATGTATGACATGTTTACCATCACCAAAAATACTCCTCAATTCACTTATCCAATACATAAGCAGATCACGAGACTAGGTCAGACGTAACTATTGCGCCATAAAGAAGTAGCCAATCAGTGAAGCCGTGTAGCTATCTGCTCCAATAGAGAGACGAGTTCCTGAAACTCCACCTCTAAGGTTATCCGCATACGTAATTGGGTGTGCTTTTGTGTAACTGGTTTGGTAACAGGTTTGGTAACAGCAGATCGACTTTACTACTAAAATAAATCCCTCTATCTGGCGACAAAAACATCAATTTTCTGAGGAGAAAGAAGAACAGACTCTCGCGCCATGGTCTGACTGCTGATCAAAGGTGCGCGCCGATCTCTTCATTCTAGTTGTTACAAAGTAACATATATGAAGTCATGTTACTCAGGCTATACACATCTATGCCAATGATATCTTGTGAGGTGTCATTTCAATAATGTTTTGCTAATAAttatctgtctcattctctccatctttcAGCCAGCATCTGGACGGTGAGGAAGATTCGGGCCCACATTGCTGAGGGAGAGCAAGAGGAAAAGCCCATCTTCACACCATGTGGTGTTATTGGTAAGAACAGTAATGCCATAGATATGCAACAATGCTGATTGTTATCAATTTATCTACAATGCCATACAAGAACACTTGCGTTACCTAACAATGCCGCAGTacagggtgcgttcgtaaattgcttccagtgtgtcagagtgcACTTTGGgttgttcgtaaattcagagcgtttcattCTCGGAGCGTTCGGAGCGCTCACTGAACGCGCTGGTCGAGAAGGGTtcatccgagcgttctgaccgaacgttaactggctaaagttggctagcttgtcagctacttccagacacaaatgacagaacacctcactgaccattttactcaccatGACAGAGCTGtctaggctgttatgttatctagagcgttagTGACtagctgtgctgctggcaacaatgtAATACCTTTTTTGCCGACGTTTGACACTGTTCATATTCAATGGGTTTTccgtgttcgtaaattcatcagttattttgCGCTCTGGCACACAGACGTGAGTGCTCTACAATCGGAGTAGATGgctagagtgaatttacgaacgcacccaaaGATACGCTGTCTAAAAATCGCTCGCccttttcctggttgctaaaattctaattgttcgcctaatttcagtttgtgataaAAACAAAAATTAtgtattttcagctggtgtacaaaaccgaaaggaAGACGCAAAAACACATCTTAAGAGTTCTTAAGAGTTCTTAAGATGTGTTTTTGCGTCTtcctttcggttttgtacaccagctgaaaatacaTAATTTTTTAACCTTTGTGTTGAAACGCCTGATGTTTATTAACAGTGAGAATCGCAGAATGGTGAACTTAACTAAACGACGGTGAGTTTTGACTGTGTGATATTAGATTGC of the Oncorhynchus clarkii lewisi isolate Uvic-CL-2024 chromosome 3, UVic_Ocla_1.0, whole genome shotgun sequence genome contains:
- the LOC139404441 gene encoding renin receptor-like; protein product: METLFSVAFIFCSAFTAGVQGDSLTILQAPEYVSFQKGDWPISGEKIPDMVALTMGFSVQEDLSWPGLRAGQLFQRPRANVLVVVRGVDSLALPQNVASYPLENPVPFNLDSVAETVHSLFAEDTPVVLQLAPSEERLYMLGKANAVFEDLPVTLQQIRSRLSQDGSVLASLPLNSLNRNAEADLLFLSEVQVLHDITALLQRHRHLAQDHSPDLYSLELSGLEELGRRYGQDSPQYQDATAILANVLQKFGEDVFGLYGDSAVVEVVTVKSFEAPLTRKSRSILESKQISNPGSPYNLAYKYNFNYAVIFNIVLWLMIILALAVIVISYNLWNMDPGYDSIIYRMTNQKIRLD